One window of Bos javanicus breed banteng chromosome 1, ARS-OSU_banteng_1.0, whole genome shotgun sequence genomic DNA carries:
- the ANAPC13 gene encoding anaphase-promoting complex subunit 13, translating to MDSEVQRDGRILDLIDDAWREDKLPYEDVAIPLNELPEPEQDNGGTTESVKEQEMKWTDLALQYLHENVPPIGN from the exons ATGGACAGTGAGGTACAAAGAGATGGAAGGATCTTGGATTTGATTGACGATGCTTGGCGAGAAGACAAGCTGCCTTATGAGGATGTTGCAATACCACTG AATGAGCTTCCTGAGCCTGAACAGGACAACGGAGGCACCACAGAATCTGTTAAAGAACAAGAGATGAAGTGGACCGACTTGGCCTTACAATACCTCCACGAGAACGTTCCCCCCATAGGAAACTGA